Part of the Dehalococcoidia bacterium genome is shown below.
CGACCGCGAACTGGAGGTTGTTGTAGGAGAGCGGTTGGTTGGTGCGTGACCGCAGCCATTCGGCTTCCGAGGCGCGGGAGAAGAAGTAACGCATGTTCAGGTACTGCTTGACCTCGCTATCGTTGAGCCAGCGGTAGTAGTTATCGACCTCGTCCGGCTCCATCGGCCGCAAGCGCACCAGCTTTCCTTCCAGCACCTTTCACCTCCGAAACGAAACAGGCCCTCTTGCGAGGGCCTTCCGCTGTCTCGACGCTCGCCGTCAGACGCGCGGCCAGAGGCCCTCCATCCGATCGCAGCCGGTGTGGCACGCGGGCGAAAGGCGCGGCGAACAGCCTGTCATGATTGGCAGACGGTATCACCGCACTCCGGAGCAGTCAACGTGGCCGTGTGCGGGGACCAGGACATCCTATACACCCGGGAGGCGGGCCGCCAGACACCAAGCTCGCTCTTCCATGAATCCCTGAGTCGCGGTCCATACCTGTTGCTGCTTTAGCGCCAGAATCGAATTTGCTATCATCCGCAGACGGCGCTGCCTCTTGACGTAAGGGCGCTGTGCCGGGATCGCGCCTCCTCCTGTCGGGCCAAAGGAGAGGACTGGTCGGAATGTCAATGCTCGCCGTGCGGATCGAGGTGTTCGAGGGGCCGCTGGACCTCCTGCTCCACCTTATCGAGAAGGACGACCTCGACATCACCGCCGTGTCCCTGGTGCAGGTCACCGACCAGTACATGGCCATGCTCCGAGACCAGGAGCAGATCGACTTGCGGGCGCTGGCCGATTTCGTAGCCGTCGGCGCCAAGCTCCTGTACCTGAAGTCGCGGGCCCTCCTGCCCCGCACGCCGGCAGAAGCCGAAGAGGACGCGCGCGAGGCCGAGGAGATCGCCCAGGACCTCACGGCGCAGTTGGAGGAGTACAGGGCCTTCAAACAGGCCGCGTCTTACCTGCGCCAGCTGGACGAAAGCGGCCATCGCTCCTTTCCGCGTGTAGCGCCGGTCCCGGCCGAGTGGCTGCCCACCGGCCTCGAGAAGGTGACGCTGCGCAAGCTCGTGAGCGTCCTCAGCCGGGCCTTGCAGAAACTGCCGGAGGAGCCGGAACCAGAGCGACTGCAACGGACGCTGATTAACCTCGCCGAGAGGCGCGAGGCGGTGTTGCGCTTCGTGCGCGCGCGCGGCCGCCTGTCCTTTGCCGACCTCATCGCCGACTGCCGCACACGGCTGGAGGCGATCGTCACCTTCCTGGCCGTGCTCGACCTGCTTAAGACCGGTGATATCACCGCCGACCAGGACGAGTCTTTTGGCGAGATCACTCTGCGCGTCCCCGGCGCAGTAAGCGCCGCAGGTGCTACGGCCTGAGGTTTGCCGCGGGCCATTCAGAGTTCCACCAGTCTGCCGATTCTTGAAGAAGGACTGGAGC
Proteins encoded:
- a CDS encoding ScpA family protein, which encodes MSMLAVRIEVFEGPLDLLLHLIEKDDLDITAVSLVQVTDQYMAMLRDQEQIDLRALADFVAVGAKLLYLKSRALLPRTPAEAEEDAREAEEIAQDLTAQLEEYRAFKQAASYLRQLDESGHRSFPRVAPVPAEWLPTGLEKVTLRKLVSVLSRALQKLPEEPEPERLQRTLINLAERREAVLRFVRARGRLSFADLIADCRTRLEAIVTFLAVLDLLKTGDITADQDESFGEITLRVPGAVSAAGATA